A DNA window from Brassica napus cultivar Da-Ae chromosome A4, Da-Ae, whole genome shotgun sequence contains the following coding sequences:
- the BNAA04G07130D gene encoding uncharacterized protein BNAA04G07130D, whose protein sequence is MESEDPKLSEEAIQLPTSTIEQPPSLSERLLIPTLLAGAIGGGVGLLSKRRKAHPNIPATYATNSAIVAACYCGVRELVKVTRKSQDDDLMNSAIGGLFSGALLGRLQGGPRGAFRYSIAFATFGTAFDYASLRSKPFLERVRNMDSITLPVWFPIQILDEEALAKKKAEEQKLFPRLNKEES, encoded by the exons ATGGAGTCGGAGGATCCGAAACTCTCAGAAGAGGCGATTCAGCTTCCGACGTCAACGATCGAGCAGCCGCCTTCGTTATCGGAGCGTTTATTGATCCCCACTCTTCTCGCAG GAGCAATAGGGGGCGGAGTTGGTTTACTGTCAAAACGTAGGAAAGCTCATCCCAATATACCAGCTACATATGCTACTAATTCTGCCATCGTTGCTGCTTGCTATTGCG GGGTTCGTGAATTGGTTAAAGTAACTAGAAAATCACAAGACGATGATTTAATGAATTCGGCCATCGGTGGTCTTTTCAGTGGTGCTTTATTAGGACGACTTCAAG GAGGACCTCGTGGTGCATTTCGATACTCTATAGCTTTTGCTACGTTTGGCACAGCATTTGATTATGCTAGCCTTAGATCAAAACCTTTTTTAGAGAGGGTGCGCAACATGGATTCAATCACGTTACCTGTGTGGTTTCCTATACAAATTCTCGACGAAGAAGCCCTTGCTAAAAAGAAAGCTGAGGAACAGAAACTCTTCCCAAGATTGAACAAAGAAGAATCTTGA
- the LOC106448183 gene encoding uncharacterized mitochondrial protein AtMg00810-like, protein MAQKFEMTDLGSLTYYLGIKVHQCEEGTTLKQEQYAEKILAETGMKDCNVVQAPMEFGLNLSKAEDEQVVDEKSYRQMIGCLRYLLHTRPDLSFSVRILSRYMHKPKTSHTAALKQILRYLKVTHRYGLFFKWMVKSKLVGYSDSFHNIDEDDGQTTRGHEVIPLILTHVQSVGVRRNIKKWLYFHVKLNSWLLLRLLNKLYGCKS, encoded by the coding sequence ATGGCGCAGAAGTTTGAGATGACTGATCTCGGAAGTCTGACATATTATTTAGGGATTAAGGTACATCAATGCGAAGAAGGTACTACGCTCAAACAAGAACAGTATGCTGAGAAAATTTTAGCTGAAACCGGCATGAAGGATTGCAATGTCGTACAAGCACCTATGGAGTTTGGACTGAATTTATCAAAAGCAGAAGATGAACAAGTCGTAGATGAGAAAAGCTATCGGCAAATGATCGGGTGTCTTAGGTATTTGTTGCACACGCGGCCTGATCTTTCCTTCAGTGTAAGGATATTAAGCCGTTATATGCACAAGCCGAAGACATCACACACAGCAGCCTTGAAGCAGATATTGAGATATCTAAAAGTGACGCATCGCTACGGACTGTTCTTCAAATGGATGGTAAAGTCGAAACTTGTAGGGTACAGCGACAGCTTTCACAACATAGATGAAGATGATGGACAAACCACCAGAGGTCATGAAGTGATACCGCTTATCTTAACGCATGTCCAATCAGTTGGTGTTCGCAGAAACATAAAAAAGTGGCTTTATTTTCATGTGAAGCTAAATTCATGGCTGCTACTGAGACTGCTAAACAAGCTATATGGTTGCAAGAGTTAG